The sequence below is a genomic window from Phoenix dactylifera cultivar Barhee BC4 chromosome 8, palm_55x_up_171113_PBpolish2nd_filt_p, whole genome shotgun sequence.
ttttcccaatatTCATACTCCCAAAGcctgatattttttttctctgttcAACTATCCTAGGTTTTATCAACTTGATGAGCTAGCACCTTTTTCTGTTTTAATAGTTGGAAGttgataataaaataataatgttTATAGATAAAGCTAAGAGTGCAAGCCAAGAATATCAGCTTATTTTAAATTGGCAGTGAGCCACCATTGACCaaccaaatttatttttataagccACATCATTATTGTATCACTTGGtcatgatccaaaaaaaaaaaagaaaaatgtatcACTTGTTCAAACGAAACTCTATAAATAAGATTATAATTTCACCACTATTGCCAAGCAGGCCTGCATGAAAGCTTTTGAATATTATAAATTTACATATATAAGACTAGCATGCAAGTGGACAGAGTCAACTTTTGTTTAAACAAGCATAAAATTTATATCCTAGTCATGGAAACATTTGTGAAAGGCAAATATTTGGTAAAGAAACTTTCAAATCAATATTTTGGTAAACTCATCAACCATGATTATATTCACGATTATACAAGTAAACAAAGGgaggtacaaaaaaaaaatatatgaagaaATGCCACCTGCAAATATGTACTGGTTATTATTAAGCCAACTAAGCATGGTTATGAAAATAAAGCTTCCAAATGTAGAGCTGCAAACTCATGATAAAGCTTCCAAATGTAGAGCTGCAAACTCATGGTTTTGGCTTCACTACATTTTTGGAATATTTACAATCATATTCATTGGCTTTGTAATTTTTTGACCttgagataaagatcaaaaggaTCAAACCTGGAAGAAAATGATTGAACTCAATATAACTCAAAAACAGCTTGATATCTATTTTGGTAATATGCACAATCTGGACCTTTGGGTATAAACAAGAGTAAAATGATTGTAGCAACAGCATGGACTGCTGCAGAAAGAAATCTAGTCTTAGTGCTATCACTTATGTAATACCACTTGATAATACCAAtaagaaattagtttttttgtGGGAAATTGATGGGTCGTATACCTGAAGCAACTGATTATTTTCATTCCTTTTAGAAGCAAtaatttttaatcttttatcaTGCAGTCTAAATCTAAATTCATCCAAAAATACAAtccatctcatctcctcccaaccATCTTCTCCGATGACAACCTCTGTTGCCATTGGTTCTCCCATTCGCACATCCGCCTCCCACTCCTTCAGTTACTATGTCACACCCCAAACCTGTCACCTAAATCAAACATGTGACACGATCAAATAATCCTTAAAGTGAAGCCCTAGAGGTTATGTAAGGCCTAAGATGAATAATATCCACACAAAACCAATAATAATCAAATTAATCCAATAAAACAACTAATATTAAATAATCAACTAGTTCAATTAAAAAAGTTTCAAATGTCTATCAGTATCCGCAAAATAAAAGAGATAACAAGCTAATTAATTGCTTGCTGCACAAACTTCTCGTCCCTCTAATTCCAAACTATGCCTCCTGTGACTAAAAAATTATAAggatatgagcttttccagcccagtaagaatcctgaATTGCTACATCataagaaataatcaaatgaacAATACCAGATAAAATAAATACCATATCAATACTTGGAAAGTTCATACAAATAACGTGCACATAACTCTCATTATCACCTTACCAaagatgaatatatatatatatatatatatatatatatatatatatatatatatatatatatcttaaaTTTAACCAATTGCTCAGCAACAGTTTCTTATGTCCTGTCATCTATTTTTTACTAACttaatttttagattttatagtaATATTTTTTCAGCTTTGCACTAACAAGATTAGTTCAAACCATATCTTATCCTTCTAATTTATATGTTACTCTTGCCGAATCAATTTCCACTTTATCATGCATTTTTCTCAAATTAAAAGTATTATTGTTCATATAATCATGCTTTAAATTACTGATACATATGATATCCATACAAGTATATTTGTactgaaaattatataaatcaTACCATCACATGCCAGAccaaatttattaatataaaactTACAATGCAAATCCAATGGTACAAATCaataatatgtatatatttataatgGTAACTAAGTATAAGGATCCTTACCTCTATCAAAGACTGACTAAATAGTAATTATAGACCCACTTCACGATCTACTAGCTGGGGTGCATAATATCAGAAAAAAAACATACAGTAGACTAGTAACTTAGACTGCCTACCAGCGTCCACCAGGGGTACATTACGACGTCTCCCGAGCTCCTGCTTACCTGGGTCAACTATAGAGAGAAGACaccaagagagagaaaaagaggaagagagaaatctCGGTTATTCATCGATGGAActcaaaggaggagaaaaaaaagcctCAAATAGATGGAAATCCCATCTCTTGGCGGTCTTTGGATCACCCTAAAACTCTAGGGTTCCAAAGCGATTAGGGAGGTTGGAGTCTTCTTTTCCACCCCTCCACGAACCATGATCGCTCAACCACAATTACCGCCCATGGGCCTGGCCTGTTCAGGCCGACCCATTAGCCTAGAGAAGTTGGGCTATTACATACTACCCCTCTGTGATTAGGCCACCCATTTTCTCACCATTTGATGACCATGTTCTCTGAGTTCTATCCTTGTCGACCCAGAGGAATTGAAGAAAGGAGTCAATTTGGTTAGATTCAAAGAGCTTTTATTAGATCCTACCATACCCCTCTCTCTCATTATTCTCTGCGAACTTCTTTGATGCTCTCTCAAATCAATGGGAGATTGGTTGGGTTGGTTGGGATCTGGCCAACCCGACTTCCGCTCGGATCGGGTCTTTAACAATATCAGGTTGAGTGATGCTTTGGGTCGGGTTGGATCAAATCTTGATCCAAATGTTGCAAACATTTCAAATGGTCAGCGCCTTTAACTACAGTTGAGTTCACTGGGCCTTTCGCTGAAGCACAATTCTACTATAAAGAAATTGAGTTatatttttctaatattttattatattctttaTAATGATTTATAGAAATTCTAAATTATGTTCTATCGGGACACTAGATTTCTTAGAAAAAGGAAAGccttatattattaaaagagaatATGCTTGTTCTTCGGCatgaaaaaaacaagaagaagatgCTTCAATCTCTAATCACAGCTTAATAAAGTAGCATTGGGTTGTTCCGACAATATATTGAAGAACATGAATGAGACCCATGACGACTTGGTTCATATCCCTCTCATCATGTTGATGTTGGGCTCCATACATACATAGTCGGTGGAACTCTCAACGGGCTATCTGGCTCACGTTACATTCCACAATAAGGCAAAGTGCAAATCCCCATTCGTCTTGTGAAAATCCGTGCGGACGCGTGTTTAGTTCTACATCAACTATACAATGAATAGATTCTTAGTGCTTATATAGGaccaaagaatccaaataatatcttccggctaggctttttggatgagattctgAGTTGtgataaatggtatcagagcggatccatCCATGATATATGTGGACTAAGGGATACTATTGTAGCTTAGGCCGATTTGGTTGATCTATGGCTGGTTATTATTCttatgattggatttgaatggatttggattcTCAGTCTGACAAGGACGCCAAGACTTAAATATGAAAAGTTTGTAAAAGCCGTATAGGCATATGTTTAGTCTAATATTGGCCTATGAAATGGATAGATCTTAGGTATTTATATAGaatcaagaaattcaaataacatcTTCTAGCttgatttttttggatgaggATGTGCCACAACTAATAAGTAATAAAGCTATTTCTCTAGTTATATGggcttattctatttttttcaaaagaaagaaaggggcttAACCTTCTATAATCTAACTTAAACCACTTCAGTGCACATTGAACATGACAATGTAGGCCGAAATCACCATCCCATCCACCATCAACTGGAAACTGGGATGTTTCCTATTCACGCTTTTGCATCACCGATAAACATTATCTTCTAAGTTGTTCTCAAAACATCCACAAGGAAAAGACTCAAGAACACCATCCTAAAGCTTCAAAACTCGCAAGGCATAACTTTATATAGGACAACAATATCCAAAAGAAGATTCTCGCATCTCTTACGTGATAATTATATCTAATGCCTCACAGTATGGATATGGTAGCTTAGGAAGAATCATGCAGTTGAAACTCTCTACTTCTGCAACAAGTTTTCTATTTGATTAGGTATTAACAATTTCTACCTCGTGCCATAATTTGTCCTGTGTCAACTCGCAGGTTTGGTATTGGTTTTACTTTTTCAAAAGGACTTTGTGAAACAAATTGGTTCcacccaaaaataaaaaagaattacaTTGAAAAGTCATCATTACCTTAAAGAATGAATGGTCCAACAAGTGCAATGCGTTGTTCATTTAATAATAGATCGAAAAGGAGAATAAGGATACAGCAACTTTAATTCCACCAACCCATTTCATCACCTTCTTTGTCTAGATGCATTTTCTCACACGAAGAAGGACAAGTTCAAAAGTCCAAGGACCTCACCAACCTCTATTCTCCATGCGGTGATGAGCAACCCATTCCCAAAGCAAGAATAGACCGAGAAGTCATCATGTACAAATCCTCTTGAGCCTTTCAAGACCCTGGATCTTCCATGTAAGACTGGTAAGTTACAACTACCCCTCCTGGGTTTGTGAGGGTGGGCATCATAGATTGCCATGACCTAAACAACATCCAAACAAGAAACCATTATTTTATCTGAAATAGAAGTAGTTTTGTCGACCATCACCCTTCAATAATGAGACTACTTATGAATCATTATCCTTTCTCCTCATGCAGGATTTGCAATCCAAATATGATCATCCTTTTTCATAACGTAAATCCGCAAAACATCATAACTTGATCATAACTTGCTGCAAACTCCGATTCTACTTCCTGCTAAATTCGGCATTATGGGTGTCAATTCTGAGCTGATGCAATGCATGCAGGAGCCGTAGGTGAGGGTCAGATCAGGTTGGCGCACTCACCCTTATTGACTGCCATAGCGAGTGGAGCACCAACAATTGAAATTTTTTCCCTCGTATCAGAGGCAACGATGCGAGTAGATGGCCCCATGGGCTGCTGACCCAACTGTCACCTACAACTGCTTGTAAATGCTTATATAAACTCTTGCCATGCACCATCCTGCAAGCAAACAACAAGCACCTCATCGGCATCTCTCCTTCACAGTGATGGCATTTCTTAGTCAACCCTCAGAATCTAAAGGCTGCGTCGTCCATCCTCATCCAATCGTCGACTCGGCGTCCACCTACGTCTCCAATCCTCACCACTGGGAGAAGGCTGCAGAGACCCTCAGCAGCACCTACTTCGATGAAGTCCGCCGCATGATCACCCAATTCTCTGACCTCACCTCCATCTGCCTCCAGGGCACTACTTCCTTGACGGTTGCCCAGGTTGCTGCAATCAGCCGCCGCTCCAGTGTTGCCGTTACACTTGACGCGGCCGCCGCCCGTGCTCGAGTTGACCGCAGCGCCGCATGGGTCGCGGAGCACAGCAACAGCGCCGCCGGCTTCGGTGCCTCGTCCCACCGCGGCACCAACAAGACTGCAGACCTCCAGGCGGAGCTCATCCGGTTCCTGAACGCTGGCGTCATCGGCACCGACCCCTTCCCCTCGAGCTACACCAAGGCTGCGATGCTTGTCCGGACCAACACCCTCATGCAGGGCTACTCCGGCGTCCGGTGGGAGCTCCTCGAGGCCATGACCAAACTCATGAATCACAACCTTATCCCCAAGATTCCTCTGCGGGGTTCCATTTGCGAACTTCTTCCCTTATCCTACATCGCCGGCGTACTAATCGGGCGGCACAATGCACTGGTGACCACCCTGGAAGGCGAGGAGATCACATCCATGGAAGCGCTAAAGCGAGTGGGGATCGACCGGCCGTTCGAGCTCCATTCCAGGGAGGGGATCGCGCTCGTCAACGGCACCGCATTGGGGTCAGCGGCGGCAGCGGCAGCGTGCTACGACGCCAATATTTTGGCCATACTTTCGGTAATCTTGTCAGCCATGTTCTGCGAGGCAGTGCAAGGGAAGCCGGAATTCGCCGACCCGCTGACCCACGAGCTGAAGCACCACCCGGGCCAGATCGAGTCGGCGGCCATCATGAAGTACCTCCTGGACAACAGCGACTACATTAAGGAGACCGAGCTCCGGCGCGAAAGAGAGGCACCGACAAAACCAAAACAAGACCGCTACGCTCTCCGGACGTCGCCGCAGTGGCTGGGGCCGCTGATCGAATTGATTCGAATGGCGACGCACTCGATCGAGCGGGAGATCAACTCGGTCGACGATAACCCCTTGATCGATGTCTCCCGCGGCGTCTTCCTCCGGGGGGGCAACTTCCAGGGCACCCCCATCGATGTCTCCATGGATAGCCTCCGCATGGCGCTGGCAGCGATCGGGAAGCTCATCTTCGCCCAGTTCTCTGAGCTCGTCTGCGACTATTACAACAACGGGCTGCCGTCGAACCTAAGCGCCGGCGCGGACCCGAGTCTTGACTATGGGCTCAAGGGGGCGGAGATCGCGATGGCTGCCTACTGTTCCGAGCTACAGTATTTGGCTAATCCCGTCACGACCCACGTCCAGAGCGCGGAGCAGAACAACCAGGATGTCAACTCTTTGGGTCTGATTGCAGCTAGAAAGAGTGCCGAAGCTGTTGAGGTACTGAGGCTGATGATGGCTACTTACATGGTAGCTCTATGCCAGGCCATAGATTTGAGGCAGTTGGAAGAGAATCTAAGAGAAGTAGTGAGGCGGTCTGTGGTACAGGCTGCAAGGAAGGTACTGAATCCGGCCGAGGATGGAAGCTTATCAAAGGCGAGGTCTTGGGAGAAGGATTTGATTCAAGTGGTGGAGAGGCTGCCGGTGTATTGTTACATTGATGACCCGGGTAATGCGAAGTATGCTTTGATGCAACAGCTAAGGGAAGTTTTAGTGGACAAGGCGTTAGAGGGGAATGAGGAGGGGAGAGTGGTGTTTAAGAGGATACCAGAGTTTCAAGAAGAGGCGAAGAAGAGATTGAGGGAGGAGGTGGGATGGGCGAGGGAGAGATTTGGAAAGGGTGATTTTGTCACTGGGAGTAGTATAAACAAGTGCAGGACTTATCCCGTGTATAAGTTTGTGAGGGAGGAGGTGGGGACGGAGTTATTAACAGGAGAGAAGAAGGTGAGCCCGGGGGAGTATATAGAGAAGGTGTATGAGGCGACGAAGGAGAGGAGAGTCGGAGAAGTAGTCGTGGAATGCATCCAGGGTTGGAGTGGATTTGCATCACAGGAGAAGCTCCAGCAGTACTAGTTGAAGTAGTCGCCGAACACCGTTCAATGGTGGTATATATGTTGTCGCGTGGAGTACATTTCagtgttagtttttttttttagcaagtaTTCGTGTTCAATAAATCCCTCggggcttgtttggttcgcggaaagcattttttCTTATAGAAATATAATTCCTGTGAAACAGATTCCTAAGAAGAGAATGCCTAGAAAAATAGTTTTAGCATGTTTAGTTAACCATTGGAAATTGACAAATTTTTAaagtgcttatatttggttgaccatccacttttctggaaaagttatgtataattcctattatacccttaataaaaattaggtctttagtgcttctgaagggtctttttggaaaagaataaaaatagagCGATTCCCGCTTCAtgagaaagtaacttttccatatttctcatggaaaagattttcctatgaaatgtgggaatcatatttccatggaaatacaacttttccgtctttcttctttgaaaactccaaccaaacaagaggtatctcattacttttccgttgatcacacttttccctcttctttttccgcgaaccaaacgaggcTCTAGTATGAGCTGTGATTATTGTGAATCAACGTTCAGCTCTTTGACTCTACATGCTGAACTTCAGAACTTCACTTCAACTGCAAAACAGAACGTACAGAACAACTGAAGCAAACTACTTTCAGTTGATTCTTAGATTTTCTGTTAATTAGTTATTCAGTTAATATACCATTATCTACAGATCATATCATGTAAGAAAGTATTcattaagaaataaaaaaggttGAGGCCTTCTCCTCAGCTTCCCCTGTTTcc
It includes:
- the LOC103708669 gene encoding phenylalanine ammonia-lyase-like, with amino-acid sequence MHHPASKQQAPHRHLSFTVMAFLSQPSESKGCVVHPHPIVDSASTYVSNPHHWEKAAETLSSTYFDEVRRMITQFSDLTSICLQGTTSLTVAQVAAISRRSSVAVTLDAAAARARVDRSAAWVAEHSNSAAGFGASSHRGTNKTADLQAELIRFLNAGVIGTDPFPSSYTKAAMLVRTNTLMQGYSGVRWELLEAMTKLMNHNLIPKIPLRGSICELLPLSYIAGVLIGRHNALVTTLEGEEITSMEALKRVGIDRPFELHSREGIALVNGTALGSAAAAAACYDANILAILSVILSAMFCEAVQGKPEFADPLTHELKHHPGQIESAAIMKYLLDNSDYIKETELRREREAPTKPKQDRYALRTSPQWLGPLIELIRMATHSIEREINSVDDNPLIDVSRGVFLRGGNFQGTPIDVSMDSLRMALAAIGKLIFAQFSELVCDYYNNGLPSNLSAGADPSLDYGLKGAEIAMAAYCSELQYLANPVTTHVQSAEQNNQDVNSLGLIAARKSAEAVEVLRLMMATYMVALCQAIDLRQLEENLREVVRRSVVQAARKVLNPAEDGSLSKARSWEKDLIQVVERLPVYCYIDDPGNAKYALMQQLREVLVDKALEGNEEGRVVFKRIPEFQEEAKKRLREEVGWARERFGKGDFVTGSSINKCRTYPVYKFVREEVGTELLTGEKKVSPGEYIEKVYEATKERRVGEVVVECIQGWSGFASQEKLQQY